The Cheilinus undulatus linkage group 2, ASM1832078v1, whole genome shotgun sequence genome has a window encoding:
- the ssr3 gene encoding translocon-associated protein subunit gamma produces the protein MAPKGSNKQQSEEDLLLQDFSRNLSAKSTALFYGNALIVSAIPIWLFWRIWHMDLVQSAVLYAVMTLVSTYLVAFAYKNVKFVLKHKVAQKREDAVSKEVTRKLSEADNRKMSRKEKDERILWKKNEVADYEATTFSIFYNNTLFLVLVIIASFFLLKNFNPTVNYILSISASSGLIALLSTGSK, from the exons ATGGCTCCCAAAGGCAGCAACAAGCAGCAGTCAGAAGAAGACCTTCTCCTCCAGGACTTCAGCAGGAACCTCTCAGCGAAGTCCACCGCTCTTTTCTACGGAAATGCCCTGATCGTCTCTGCCATCCCGATCT GGCTGTTTTGGAGGATCTGGCACATGGACCTTGTCCAGTCAGCAGTTCTGTACGCTGTGATGACTCTGGTCAGCACCTACCTGGTGGCCTTCGCCTACAAGAATGTCAAATTTGTTCTCAAACACAA GGTTGCCCAGAAACGTGAGGACGCCGTTTCTAAGGAGGTAACCAGGAAGTTATCTGAGGCAGACAACCGCAAGATGTCCCGCAAGGAGAAAGATGAGAG GATCCTGTGGAAGAAGAATGAGGTTGCAGACTACGAGGCTACGACCTTCTCCATCTTCTATAACAACACCCTCTTCCTTGTCCTCGTCATCATCGCTTCCTTCTTCCTGCTCAAGAACTTCAACCCAACCGT GAACTACATCCTGTCCATCAGTGCCTCCTCAGGACTCATCGCTCTGCTGTCGACAGGCTCCAAGTAA